One part of the Plasmodium yoelii strain 17X genome assembly, chromosome: 13 genome encodes these proteins:
- a CDS encoding fam-a protein, with translation MNKFYIQIVFFLLIIPLYVNNKTLATELVPKKDTKSESKKSYPAYDNTKEIYQKNKHLLYTDTEKTINACKFMNDALKQLEHHATSKGYKRCCANPSKNIVFYKKKHRDNTKILKAEYIIYDPNKYNELLNELWDPDSDNFLYKGSVKKKIVRVYSPNLVMIQQRCKRWPWSHRKYFYALAAKFKISENKTMIVMASTNIIDHNRKNKKYFENKIVESANLFEAEIDSEDDIRNGKIKKMFVNLIGYIVEKRKDRIYIIYIESMSSIHILII, from the exons TGAGCTTGTTCCAAAAAAAGATACAAAATCCGAATCAAAAAAATCGTATCCTGC ctatgataatacaaaagaaatatatcaaaaaaacaaGCACCTATTATATACCGATACcgaaaaaactataaatgCGTGCAAATTTATGAATGAcgctttaaaacaattagaACATCATGCTACAAGTAAAGGTTATAAAAGGTGTTGTGCAAATCCTTCTAAgaatatagttttttataaaaaaaaacatcgaGATAATACAAAAATTCTAAAAGctgaatatataatttatgatcCAAATAAG TATAATGAACTACTAAACGAGTTATGGGATCCCGATAGtgacaattttttatataaaggATCGGTTAAAA aaaaaattgtCCGTGTGTACAGTCCAAATTTAGTAATGATACAACAACGTTGCAAAAGATGGCCGTGGTCTCAtcgtaaatatttttatgctttaGCTGCAAAATTTAAA ataTCAGAAAACAAAACTATGATTGTCATGGCttcaacaaatataattgatcacaaccgtaaaaataaaaaatattttgaaaataaaatagtagaAAGTGCAAATTTATTCGAAGCTGAAATTGATTCTGAAGATGATATtagaaatggaaaaataaaaaaaatgtttgttAACTTAATTGGATACATTGTTGAAAAAAGAAAGGACCGTATTTATATCATCTATATCGAATCTATGAGcagtatacatattttaataatataa
- a CDS encoding fam-b protein: MKVSILKFVFFSIIICFFEYAQNELYYINERNICFEMNVTNFRNNRILADGDNQFNLYEFYESTSSVENQFNDNDNDDEKTISIRNTIDLHVKKDKKSKKLLYLKNVNKKRKKLIHEHHKEIEETEKEIDNINNNKLAIEPIENNYVSEEDFKQLENEGNIVVSEDYENDSSIEDELNNKLELNKMFNGLMKRVMLLNMLFFVLSINEWVEIVFIIMSVALSFEIFFRFYQYVKLYFKVYKTSLKKKKSR; this comes from the exons atgaaagtcagtattttaaaatttgtttttttttcaattattatttgtttttttgaatatgcCCAAAAT GAATTATACTATATAAATGAAAGGAACATATGTTTTGAAATGAATGTAACAAATTTTAGGAATAATAGGATATTAGCAGATGGAGATAAccaatttaatttatatgaattttatgAATCAACTTCGAGTGTTGAAAATCAATTTAATGACAACGATAATGATGACGAAAAAACGATATCTATTCGAAATACTATAGATTTACATGTAAAGAAGGATAAAAAAAGTAAGAAATtactttatttaaaaaatgtaaataaaaaaaggaaaaaattaattcatGAACATCACAAAGAAATAGAAGAAACAGAAAAAGAgattgataatataaataataataaattagcaATAGAAcctatagaaaataattatgtttCAGAAGAAGACTTTAAACAATTGGAAAATGAAGGAAATATTGTGGTGAGTGAGGATTATGAGAACGATTCAAGTATCGAAGacgaattaaataataaactaGAGTTAAACAAAATGTTCAACGGATTAATGAAGAGGGTGATGTTGTTGAATATGCTTTTTTTTGTGTTGTCGATAAACGAATGGGTTGAaattgtatttattattatgagtGTAGCCCTTtcatttgaaatattttttagattttaTCAATAcgttaaattatattttaaagtatataaaacatccctcaaaaaaaaaaaatcaagatAG
- a CDS encoding fam-a protein, whose translation MNKGYIKIALTLLSLAGYTQNVAFASEHTSDVTIKASPTHQKTVFEESTNLACTDIDEILLAINHIMEASELLIKLSKTGIDDYSSYSTENGDKTIYSKKIGNMDIGRLHLTIPSTSNYSNLLKDLWDFDDNNNSGGKFINGNPVRVYSKYLVMVEKLNTDPNYTPLIKKYALAANYKHSNDTIIILCPSRALNYLGQIDGETDMKEMLVNTQPIQTDIDAEEALAKLGTNIAGFVIKTGDKDKVDVTYINAIYDSGNSTDFANDQKERGLAYTNILSIAQRI comes from the exons atgaataaaggATATATTAAGATTGCTTTGACACTTTTAAGTCTCGCAGGATATACACAAAATGTAGCATTTGCAAGCGAACATACTTCAGATGTTACTATTAAGGCCAGTCCCACACACCAAAAAACAGT ATTTGAGGAATCCACAAACTTGGCATGTACAGACATtgatgaaattttattagcAATAAATCATATAATGGAAGCTTCAGaacttttaataaaactttcTAAGACTGGTATAGACGATTATTCGTCTTATTCTACAGAAAATGGAGACAAAACTATATATTCTAagaaaattggaaatatggATATTGGAAGACTTCATCTTACGATCCCATCTACCTCTAAC taCTCTAACTTATTAAAAGACCTCTGGGATTTCGATGATAACAACAACTCTGGTGGCAAGTTTATTAAtg GAAATCCTGTTCGTGTATACTCCAAATATTTAGTCATGGTTGAAAAACTTAACACAGATCCTAATTATACACCcctcataaaaaaatatgctttAGCCGCAAATTATAAA CATTCAAATGACACAATTATAATTCTTTGTCCTTCAAGAGCTCTAAATTATCTCGGTCAAATTGATGGTGAAACTGATATGAAAGAAATGTTAGTAAATACACAACCAATCCAAACTGACATTGATGCTGAGGAAGCATTAGCCAAATTGGGTACTAACATAGCCGGATTTGTAATTAAAACAGGGGACAAAGATAAAGTTGATGTTACTTATATCAACGCT ATTTATGATTCTGGCAATTCTACCGACTTTGCCAACGATCAAAAAGAGAGAGGACTTGCATATACAAATATCCTAAGCATAGCACAACGCATTTGA
- a CDS encoding fam-a protein, translating to MNKFYIQIVFFLLIIFLCVNNKTHETELDLEKYTIPQLKTDTKPKSKKYAKPKSTKRYLTSEEIYEKNKHLLRNDPKETIQAYIYMNKALNHLEYHATSKDGYKLYDFYYDYNIYFYKKKHQGHTVVKKVEYTVGNPNKYNELINMFWDPDSSNLLYEGSVKRKIVRVYNPNLVMIQQRSKSHRLGRQKYFYALAANFKISENKTIIVMASANINDHNRKNVKLFRNTIIENPNSFKADIDSEDDIRNGRLQKMFVNLNGYIVEKKNGRVYITYINSNDEHGSI from the exons atgaataaattttatattcaaattgttttttttcttttaatcaTCTTCCTATGtgtgaataataaaaccCATGAAACTGAGCTTGATCtagaaaaatatacaatacCCCAATTAAAAACAGATACAAAACccaaatcaaaaaaatatgcaaaaccCAAATCAACAAAACGTTATCTTAC TTCagaagaaatatatgaaaaaaacaagcACCTATTACGTAACGATCCCAAAGAAACTATACAAGcgtacatatatatgaataaagcTTTAAACCATTTAGAATATCATGCTACAAGTAAAGATggttataaattatatgatttttattatgattacaatatttatttttataaaaaaaaacatcaaGGTCATACAGTTGTTAAAAAAGTTGAATATACAGTTGGTAATCCGAATAAG TATAATGAATTAATAAACATGTTTTGGGATCCCGATAGTAGCAATTTGTTGTATGAAGGCTCGGTTAAAA GAAAAATTGTCCGTGTATACAATCCAAATTTAGTAATGATACAACAACGTTCCAAAAGTCATCGTTTGGGGCGtcagaaatatttttatgctttagctgcaaattttaaa ataTCAGAAAACAAAACTATAATTGTCATGGCTTcagcaaatataaatgatcacAACCGTAAAAATGTGAAATTATTTCGAAACACAATTATAGAAAATCCGAATTCATTCAAAGCTGACATTGATTCTGAAGATGATATTAGAAATGGAAGATTACAAAAAATGTTCGTTAACTTAAATGGATATattgttgaaaaaaaaaacggcCGTGTTTATATCACTTATATCAACTCT aaTGATGAACATGGTTCCATTTaa